One window from the genome of Cucumis melo cultivar AY chromosome 12, USDA_Cmelo_AY_1.0, whole genome shotgun sequence encodes:
- the LOC127144202 gene encoding uncharacterized protein LOC127144202 — protein sequence MPPRRGTRRGGGRGGRGAGRGQPEAPPVAPAVDPNAPVTQADLAAMEQRYQDMLQAALAPFLAAQQNQAAPVQAEAAPAQAQAAPVQAQAVAPPAPEEAQPVPVQLSAEAKHLRDFRKYNPKTFDGSMDNPTKAQMWLTSIETIFRYMKCPEDQKVQCAVFFLEDRGTAWWETAERMLGGDVSKITWEQFKENFYAKFFSANVKHAKLQEFLNLEQGDMTVEQYDAEFDMLSRFAPDMVRDEAARTEKFVRGLRLDLQGIVRALRPATHADALRIALDLSLPERADASKAAGRGSALGQKRKVETQPDVAPQRTLRSGGVFQRHRRELAAAGRTLRELPACTTCGRVHGGRCLAGSGVCFRCRQPGHTADMCPRKPFETTPPQPSAAQQGRVFATTRQEAERAGTVVTGRGRGKGKGKLASDPK from the coding sequence atgccgccacgtagaggtacacgccgaggaggtggtaggggaggcagaggagccggtcgtggccagccggaggcgccacctgttgcaccggcagtcgacccaaacgcaccggtcacccaggcggatctcgccgcaatggagcagcgttatcaggacatgctgcaagctgctttggcgcctttccttgccgcccagcagaaccaggccgcccctgttcaggccgaggccgcccctgctcaggcccaggccgcccctgttcaggctcaggccgtcgctcctccagcccctgaggaagctcaaccagtaccagttcaactgtcggccgaggcgaaacacttacgggatttcaggaagtataatcccaagacctttgacggatccatggacaaccccacaaaggcccaaatgtggttgacgtccatagagactattttccggtacatgaagtgcccagaagaccagaaggtgcagtgtgcagtcttcttcttggaggacaggggcaccgcctggtgggagaccgcggagagaatgctagggggcgatgtaagcaaaataacatgggagcagttcaaggagaacttctatgctaagtttttctccgccaatgtgaagcacgccaagctgcaagagttcctaaacttggagcaaggcgacatgacggtggagcagtacgacgccgagttcgatatgctgtcccgctttgctcccgatatggtaagagatgaggctgccaggacggagaaatttgttagaggactcaggctagaccttcagggcattgtcagagccctccgcccagccacgcatgctgatgcactacgtatagcactggatttgagcctgcctgagagagccgatgcgtctaaggctgccggcagagggtcagccttgggacagaagagaaaggttgagacgcagcctgacgtagcaccgcagcgaacactgaggtcaggaggtgtcttccagagacaccgacgggagcttgcagcagccgggaggactctgagagagctacccgcttgtactacctgcgggagagtccacggaggtcgttgcttggctggaagtggagtctgctttaggtgcagacagccggggcacactgctgatatgtgtcctcggaaaccctttgagacgacaccgccccagccttctgcggcccagcaggggagagttttcgccactacccggcaggaggccgagcgagctggcactgtggtgacag